The following nucleotide sequence is from Drosophila kikkawai strain 14028-0561.14 chromosome 2L, DkikHiC1v2, whole genome shotgun sequence.
AGCGAAACTTTGAAGGATTTGACATTTATTCGTGTTTCCCCTAACCAATATCATGATGCAGAGGGCACGTGCCAGCATGGGCACGCCCAAGAGCTCCGGCGGCGGACGTCCAAGTGGCCAGTTCCGAGTGCCGCAGCTTACGGTCCAGCAGCACCTGAGAGCCCAGCAACAACAGGACTCGGAAGACGCGGACGTGGACGCCCTGGATGATGCACTGATCTTTGACGATGAGGAGGGTGGAACCCGCATCGGCGATATATATATCCCGCCTCCGATACCGCCGCACTGCTCCATGGAGAGCACAGGGCCGCGGTTGATCATCAAGAGGATTGTGAACAGGAATTTTAAGAGCTATGCAGGGGAAGTGGAGCTGGGACCGTTCCACCAGAGCTTCACCGCCATCATTGGACCCAATGGAAGTGGCAAGAGCAACGTCATCGATTCCATGATGTTTGTCTTCGGCTGCAGGGCAAACCGCATCCGCTGCAAGAAGGTTTCCACCTTGATTCACTCGTCCTCGCGATTTCCCAATGTGCGAAGTTGCTCCGTGGCCGTGCACTTCGAGCAGATCGTGGACAAGGACGACGGATCGTGCGAGTCTGTCCCAGACTCTGCCTTCGTCATCGAACGTACCGCCATGTCTGACAGCTCCTCCTATTACCAAATCAACGACAAGCGGGCCCAGCTGAAGGATGTGGCCAAGCTTCTAAAGAAGCACCATGTGGATCTGGAGCACAACCGCTTCTTGATCCTGCAGGGCGAGGTGGAGTCCATTGCCATGATGAAGCCGAAAGGACTGGCGGAGAACGAAACCGGTATGCTGGAGTACCTAGAGGATATTATCGGCACACAGCGCTACATCCGTCCGCTGCAACAGATCAACCAAAGGGTGGACCAGCTCACGGATGACCGCACAGAGAAGCACAATCGCTGCAAGCTGGCTGAGCGCGAGATGAAGGATCTGGAGCAGCCGTACAACGAGGCCGTGGATTACCTGAAAAAGGAGAACGAGGAGGTGCGCGTCAACTCCTGCATCATTCAAAAGCAAATCAGCATAAAGAAGGCCACGCTGGACCAGTACACGAAGCAGCACCAGTCCTGTGAGGAGGAGCTGAAGGCCCATGATGCAAGCATCGAGGCCTTAAATAAGGAAAGGACCGAGAAGGAGAACGTCATTAGAAAGGAGATTGAGTAAGAGCCATCTTAGGTTATGCCCCGCCACAATATCTAATGTATTCTCTTAGGGCCTACGAATCTCTGGTTAAGAAGCGCGAACAAATCAAGAAAAAGGTGGTGGCTGCCGAGAGAGCACGCACTGAGATCCAGAGCAACATGGAGAGCATCAACAAGCAGAGGAAGAAGGACAAGGCGCAGATCGAAAAGAACGAAACGGAGCTGGAGGATCTGCACAAGCTGCCTGAGAATAATCAACGCGAAATCGAGAATTGCAACAAAAAGCTGGAGAGTctggagaaggagaaggtCACGCTGAATGAAGAGCTGGAAAAGCAGCTTGCCAAGCTGAAGGAAAAGTCGGAGCCCCTAACCGAAAAACGCCTCAAGCTCAGTGACGAGTTGGTTGGCCTCAAAGAGAAAGTAAACGCAGCCAAGGCGGAACTCCAGGTATTCGAGTCGCAACTGAAAATCCTCAAGCAGGCAGAGACCACCGAGACTAGGAAGTATCAAACCCTAAAGGACTCGTACGAGCAGTCCCAGAAGAGTCTCGAGGAGAAGCTAACCAAGGTTGATGAGCTAAAGGAAAGCATTCCACGCATGCAAACGGAAATAGCCACAAAGACAGCTGAGGTGGAAAAAATGGTGCATGAAGAGCGAAATCTGTCCATAAAATGCAACAAACTGAGAACAGAGGTaaggtatttttatattatttaatattatatatattttaagcatttatatCCCGTTTGCAGATCAATGAAAGGTCCAGCAACATGCAGGCTCAGCGTTCCAACGACAAAGTCCTGGACTTTCTCATGCGTCAAAAGATGGAGGGCAAGATCCCTGGCATTCTGGGGCGCCTCGGCAACTTGGGCGGCATCGATGCCAAGTACGATGTGGCCATTTCCACTGCCTGTGGCCGCTTGGATAATATTGTTACCGACAACTATGACACAGCGGCGGCAGCCATTGCTGCTCTGAAGAAGTACAACGTGGGCAGAGCCACCTTCATCACGCTGGACAAGGTGGAGCACCTTCGTCGCGAGGCCACCTCCAGAATTAATACGTaggttcttaaaaatatccTTAGTTGGTTTTCTTATtatcataatttctttttcaggCCCGAGAACGTGGCTAGATTGTATGATCTTGTCCAGGTCGAGGACGATCGCGTGAGGACCGCCTTCTACTTCTCTCTAAGGAACACCCTGGTGAGCGAGGATCTAGAGCAAGGCACTCGCATAGCTTACGGCAAGACTCGCTTCCGGGTGGTGACTCTGCGCGGTGAAATGATCGAGACCACGGGCACCATGTCCGGTGGTGGAAATCGTCCGATACGGGGAAAAATGGGAACACAGGTGCGCACCAAGACGGCAGCGGAATCGGCAGACAGCTCGCAGATATCCCAGAAGGCGCTGGAAGACATGCAGGTACAGGCGGAGGAATTGCAGACGCGGATTAACTActgccaggagcagcagggcCGATTGGAACGGGAGGTACACACTCTCAAGTTGAATCAGCAGCGGGACGAGGCAGAGTGCAAGCGGCTGGCAGTGAGCATCACCTCCTTGGAGCAGCAGATGGCCAGTAATCTTAAGCAGTGCGAGGCGCAGCGCCAGCGGATGCTTAAAAAGACCACCGATGAGGGGGCCGTCCGAGAGCGAGAGGAGCAGATCGAGGCTGCcaagcaggagctggagcaggccCAGTTCGCTGAGCAGGCAGTGTCCAGCCAAATCGATGAAATCCAGGCCAAGTACGATGGCCTGCGAAACGACAACGTCAAGCCCGTGGAAGCGAAAATCAAAAAGGTGGGCAGCCAGACAGAGAAGCTGGCCGCCACTGTGCGTTCCCTGAATGTTGCACTGGCAACGGCCGATCGCAAGATAGAGAAGATAACTGCCAACAATACCAATCTCCGGGAGACAATCAAGGGGGCGGAAGAGAAAATAACCACGCTGAACGAGGAGCGCAAGCAGTGCCAGGAAAAGGAGGAGGAACTGGAGAAGGAACTaaaggaggcggaggaggccATCGGCAGCGCCAAATCCCAATCGTCGGACATCAAAAAGCAAATCGATGAGTTGACCAGCCAGGAAAGCAAACTCAAAATCGAGCGCATCGAGCTGGGCAACAAGCTACAGGCAGCGACCGGTAAACTCAACGCCGTCAAGGCCGACATACCCACACTGCAGGCCAAGCTAAAGCCATTGAAGCTCAACGAAATACCGGGAGAAACGGAACCCCAAGAGCCGCTCAAAGAGTACACCGAAGAAGAACTTGGGGCAGTCGACCTGGATCACAAGGAATTCGAGCATACCAAACTATTGGAGGAGCTCAGAAAGAAGCCCAACCTGGGCTGCATCAAGGACTTCAACGAGAAGCGCAACATTTACCTGGAGCGTGTGCGTGTCCTGGAGGATATTACCTCCAAGCGAAACGAGATGCGCGACAAGTATGAGGAGGTGCGCAAGCGTCGCTACAAGGAGTTCATGGATGGCTTCAGCATTATCACCAGGAAGCTCAAGGAAATGTACCAAATGATTACGCTGGGCGGCGATGCCGAGCTGGAGCTGGTCGACTCTATGGATCCATTCACCGAGGGCGTCAATTTCACAGTGCGTCCGCCGAAAAAGAGCTGGAAATTCATATCGAATCTCTCTGGCGGCGAGAAGACCTTATCCTCGCTGGCCCTAGTGTTTGCCCTTCATTATTACAAGCCTTCGCCGCTGTACTTTATGGACGAGATAGATGCAGCGCTGGACTTTAAGAATGTGTCTATTGTGGGTCACTACATCAAGGTGAGTGTCAATCGAATCCTTTTCTCAGATAATCACTAATGAACTTAAAACCCTCTTAGGAGCGCACCAAGAATGCCCAATTCATTATTGTGTCGCTGCGCGTGAACATGTTCGAGTTGGCCAACTATCTCGTGGGCATCTACAAGGTAAACGACTGCACCGACTCCTGCACGCTGGTGAATACTCCGCCCCAGCTGCCGGCCAGCACGCAGCAATCAAGGATGCTAGGTGGCAATAATACACAGGACTCGTTTATGATAACCGAAAGCGAGGATAACCACCAATTGGAGAGTCAGCAGGCATCGCAACAACTGACTCAGGCCGGCAGGGAGACCACCTTTGCCCCGCCCATGGACAGCACCGGAATAAACGATACGCCAGCACCACCACGACCTTCGCAGGAGCCAGTACCGCAGGGTAGAGACACGACCTTCGCACCGCCCATGGAGAGCACCGCCATTGAAACACCGAATGTTACACTGCAAAACCCTGCCCACAGCTCGCCGCCTACGATTAATGCTTAATTTTAAGACGCCAGGCCAAGCTCACTACGATGTATTATCTTATTTTTAGTAAACACCGATCGAACAAACTGTACATCTCGATAccatttaaaacataaaaaaaacttttcatatatttgaaactaattaaattgttcatCTAACTTCATATACTAGGACCTAAAGCTAGTCATAATCCTAGAGCAAATCCCTTCCAGCGCCTCCGTTGTACTGTTCTTAATGGCCGTTATATCCTCGCCTGAATCGCAGGCTTTCGCAATTTGGGGATCCAAGGGCAGGGAACCCAGCAGTGGCACTCCCATCTCAGCGCACATGGCAGCCGCTCCGCCCGTCTTAGCCGGAAAGATTTCCGAGCTATTGCCACAATTTCCGCACCGGAAGCTGCTCATGTTCTCTATCACGCCCACAATGGGAATCTTTTGCTTCTTGCAAAAGTTAATCTCCTTGCGGACATCCAGCAGAGCCACCTCCTGCGGCGTCGTCACGAGAATGGCCCGCAAGGACTCCGGCTGATTGTCGTCTCTCATGTAGGAAATGACTGAAAGATGCTCGTCCGAGGTGCCCGGCGGTGTGTCCAGCAGCAATAGATCCAGGTTCCCCCAGTCAACCTCGCTCAGGAACTGTCGAATCATGCCGTTCTTCTTCGGTCCCCGCCAAATGATGGCATCGTCCACGGAGCCCAGCAGGAAGCCGATGGACATGAGGCACACGTTGTCATCAATGCCGACGGGCGACCATCCGGATCCAGATTGATGCACGTTCTCTCCCAAAGCTCCCAGTATACGGGGCTGCGATGGGCCACAGATATCGACATCCAGGACGCCGAAATTGCTGTCCGGACAGCTCCTGGCCAGGTAGCGTGTCAGCAGGCTGGTAACAGTGCTCTTGCCCACGCCCCCCTTCCCGGAGAGGATCAGCAGCTTGTTCTTCACATCTTTGAGGGCTTCGGCCACCAAGGCCTTGCCGGGATCTTCAAGCTTCTTGCTGGGATCGCTGCAGATGCCCTGATTGGGGCAGCCGGCGCAGGCGCTCACTTTGCCTGCCTGCTCGCTTTCAACGCCGGGACAGTGCTCAGGAGGTGCCTCCATTGCTTGTAAtggttattaattatttggtaAATTTACTTGTGAAATTCGGATCGCTGATAAGACTGTGGATAGTCTGTCCACACTTCAGTCATGTtggtattaaatattttctggtaTTTCCCTTTTACCAGCATACAGTCACACTAGCCTAACTATTGCTTGTCATTGCATTCGGCAATTTGGAAACAACTTGGAATCTTTTCGGTAGCACAGAAAGTACACAGTTGAAAGCAACATGGAGACACTCCTGGGTATTAAGGGTCCTGATTTCGTTATGCTGGCGGCGGACACCACCCACGCCCGCTCCATTATCGTGATGAAGGAGGGTAAGCAATCGAACCCACATATAATGGCGGCTTCGGTGTCTCACTTCGGTGGCATTGTTATACTTTACAGATGAGAACAAAATCCACAAGGTGTCGGATAACTTGATTATATCGACCACTGGCGAGTCTGGCGATACGGAGCagtttaccgagttcatttcAAAGAATATTGCCCTTTACAAGATGCGCAACGGATACGATCTGAGCCCTCGGGCAGCGGCACATTTCACGCGCAAGAATCTGGCCGAATACCTTCGCAGCCGCACGCCCTACCAGGTCTTCATGTTTGTGGCCGGGTAAGGATCAAGTCTTGCCATCATCCCACATCAAATCTAACGCTTTTCCCATTCAGCTACGATCCCGCCGACGGACCTGAGCTCGCCTTCATCGATTACTTGGCCAACGCAAAGTCCGTCAATTACGCCGGTCATGGCTATGGAGCGATCTTCGCATCCAGCATCTACGATCGCTACTGGCACCCCAACATCACCCAGGAGGAGGCCTACGATGTGTTCAAGAAGTGCATCGTGGAGATCCAAAAGCGACTGGTCGTCAACCTGAAGAACTTCAATGTCGCCGTGGTGGATAAGGATGGTGTACGATACCTGGAGCCCATCAGTGCCAAGAGTCTGGCCGAATACAATGCATCCGCTTAGTTAGGTTCTTGAGCATTCTAAATGCACAACAGTTTGTAATAAAATGCGCCTGATTTGGGTAACTTTGGTACGAAATacatgatatatttttttgacaaGGAAATTCAGCAAAATCTCGAAGCATAATTTTTGGATGCCAAGAACCCGGTTTTTCGCTAGCGAAAGTTTGCGATTATTTCCAATTGGAATCTTTGCATTTGGTATATTTCCGTCTTGTATTTTCTTACTATTCCGCATGCGGTCACTCTAACAGTCGCCTTAggattttacaaaaataaatataatttctagACAATATGAGCTTGGAACAACAGCCGGCGATAGATCCCAAAAATCCACATGGACTTGGTAAGTAGTCCTGGCCAAAATTGATTCAAGTGACCTAACACTGCACCTCCTCGCAGGGGATCCCAACGACACATCGTTGCGCAAGGTGGAGCGGGAGGTTCTGATACCCAAGATCATGCGGGATCGGGCGAAGGCAGAGTTCTGCTCCAAGGAGGTGGCCGATTTCCAGGAGTGCTGCAAGGCCAGCAGCATCCTGATGGTGGCCACCTGTCGAAAGCAGAACGCCGCCCTCAAAGAATGCCTGACTGGCTGGTATCAAAACGAAGCCTTCAAGGAGGAGTGCAAGAAGATATATCTGCAGGAGAGGGCCGATTACCGCAGCACAGGCATACCCAAGAAGCACCGTCTTGAGAAGTTGTAGTAAAGTCCTTAAATTAGTtccttattgttgttgtttgctttgTACAAAAGTTGAGTAATTGAATCGACGCACAATTGTTTCTGTGACTGTGATTTCCTGAAGGTGCTCGGGTCTGGATACATCGCCGGCTTGCGCTACTCTAAGGAGAAGCACATCCTTGTCGGAAGTTTCTGCCACACGTTGGACTCCCTTTAGATTCTTTGATTGATAGTAATCCACATCGCAGGGTGTTTGAACAGTCACCAGAAAGCTTGCATGGTATAAGCGTGGGCTCTGCTTGTAGATCACTGAGGAAAAGGTGTCAGTTATCAGTTTAAAAGTATTGTAATGGCAAACACTCACGAAAATCTCCGCCAAACTTGATGCCACTCTTGATCACCCAGTTCTTGGactttaaatacaaatagCAGGCCAAGTTCTCCACAAATCTTTCATTTAGCTGCTTTGCTGCAGTCAAAAATGCTTGAAAGTCCATCACGCTGCCGGAGAGGTCTTCAATGCTTAAAACCTCCAAATAGAAGGCCAGAAAACAGGACTCCTCCAGTCCGAGGAGCAGCGTTTCATCCGCATCTCCAGATGCCGGTCCTCCCCGCGACTTGCTTCCCTTACCAAAGCAACCATTGTCATACAGTGATTGAGCTTGAACCGGATCCTGTATCTCTACTGAAAATCCTGAGAACGTTCCCTGATAGCTTTCTCCGTTTTCGCATATGGGAAAAGGAGAGAAATTGAAACTTTTGTATGGACAGCGTTTTCTTTTGCATTGAAACGTAAACATTTTCCGAGGCGTTCAAAAGTGTGGTGACAGCTGTGGAAAAATACCGAAATAGTTTGTTCTATAGTATTTTTTGAATGCGCCTGGTCTTTCTAAAAAGATGTAAAATAacagcatttttaatttacttaaaaaacaACAGTTTTTTACAATACATTTTGGGAACAATGTAGCACCAAGCTGCTTATGGCACTGAAAACTTCACTAATGTCACACTGGCCAGCCTCAGGACTGGTTAACTATAGCCTGCAAGAGTTTAAGTATTATAACGTATACGCACTGTTGTCTTCGACCAAATcattaattttcaataaaataatttgttgtgTTTACTAGAGCTTTTAAAAAGGATTGGGCTTTGTTATAGAACACattcaaatgaaataaaacaaagtggATATTTTAAAGACAAAATAGATAGAAAACTATCTTCGGGAAACCGAATTTTGTATACCCTGGCCGtttacaattgaataaaatagaaaaaatctataacaaAAAGATGTctatgtttgtttttattaggttaacaaataaaaatattttagttgtaaaaaaatctttaaaaaagaaatttgtcTATTGTTTATTTCACTGAatgaatattgaaatattcactatattttttttgaaatgacAAAGTTAATGAAATTCTATAGTTTCAATTTCGATCTCTTTTCTGTGTAAGTTTTTATtgggttaacaaatctgcttaTTTTGTATagaatttcaaaaattaaaattttgttgctaaaattattaacaattttaaagttgtaaaattaaaaaaaaaaacttctagATATCGTCTTAACTTAAAATGCAagggtaaaaaaatatataaaaattaaaaacaaagctacatacatacatacatacatatgtatgtacccTCAGGACTTTGACAAAAGTTAGGAAACTAAAAAGGATAAAGCCAATTTTTACAAAGCCCTAcaaattaaagttttctttttattttattatttttactattatataatatttaaacaggcaaaaatatttattgttttcctaaaatacaaatacttCCGATTCAGCTtaaattcattcatttttttgaccaaccaaccaacaacCGGTTGGTTTCCTGGTCTTGGCTACGCTGGTGATCTTATCTGCTTAGCCGCTTATCAACCAGTTATGGTAACTGTCTTctgtgttgtttttctttttatttcgtttattTTGAGCACAAATTGGGCGATAAGTGAGATAGCACCTAACCGTAAGAATTGGCACGCACGGGATGGATGCGGTGACACAAAAACTAGACAACGCGTATGTAAATGCAAACACAGACATTATCCAAGTTTTATGGTGGGAAATATTATGTCAAAACCGACGACGCCTGATGAAATGTCAGTGGTGTATAGCTCGTTATCAGCGCGTAATCCCCGTTCCCCATTCCATTTGGGGCGGCGCTTATCAAAATAACGCTCTATATAACCGTGACCGATAATAAAACCGCCGCCACGATAAACAAAAGGCtttgttattatatatttctgtttttctaattaataaaagtataGCAGTTATATGGGTGAGGTGACCACGAAAGCACTTGCAATATATGATTTATACACAGTACACACGCACAAAGCTTATAAATCTCATCGGTAGATCTAGGGGATCGGGATATATATGGATTTTGGGTATGGGTTTGGGATTATAACAATAATTTCGAAATAAACAACAGTCCTCGCTTGCAATCATCTTCCTGGGGGTTCTTGTCAACAAGGGATATTTTGGGATAACAATGGgtgggcagcagcaggtggGACCTGGACTAGCTGGGCGCAGCCGGTTCGAACTTGCAGATGACAGCAAACATGGCCTCACCGCCCAGGTACTTTGCCAGCCACCTGTTCTTGATCACGGCCAGCTTGAGGGTCTCGCATCCGAAGCGGGCATTCAGGTTCGTGTGCACAGCCCGGCCCATGCCCTCGATTACGAGCAGATCAGTCTCATTGGCTGCGATGGCCTCGCACAGCTCCTGCGGCAGCGTGCGCATGTCCAGGCAGGGTCCCGTCTGCCCATTAGCGTAGACCAGGAGTTGTCCTTTCGACCAGGCCTCGGCCAAGATCTCGCACTCCCGCGAGCATTCGTCCAGCAGCGATCTTAACTCCCGGCTGGTGACATCGTTCAGCGCGGGCTCACTGTTGGCGCAGAGCAGCACCTTAGTACCTCTCTTAAGAAGTCCTCTGACGAAGGGCAGTATGCCCAAAACCACATCCACTCCACTGTTGTCCACAAACACGACGGCGCACTTGTGCGGCTGGCCCTTAAGGCGCTTCAGCCAATTGTCCAGGTTGTCCAGCAGCCAGGGACGCTTCTCGATGCGATCCAACGCCGAATGCAGGCCGAAATTGCTGTCCTGCTCGAGGATATTTGATATGGCCTGGGCGCCCCAGTCGAACATGTTGCCGGCCAGCACCCCCCGCACCAGCTCCGTCCACATGGCGTCCTCATCTTCAAGAGCGTCCAGCTCCTGCAATCGCTGCTTGAGCCGAGCCACAGCCGAGGCGTTCTCCAGTTTCTTTTGGCTGAGCCAGGGATCCGGAAATCCGAACCGTCGCAGCATAGTCTCATTGAGTTGGAGCAGCTCGCTGGTGCCCAGGACCGTCTTGCCACAGTTGACAGGTACGTTGCGCCTGTGCTCCTCCACTTGTTGGAGGTAGGCTGCCTGGAACTGTTCTGCCCGCTGCAGGGCCGTGTGATCCTCGGGCTGCGACTTGGCCGCCACCTTGGCAAACTTCTCCACCATGTCACGAAAGCAGTTGAACCAGTAGTCCGCCGCTTGAGTGTCCGTGTTCAGGTCCAGCGTGTCCGGCTGGTAGACAGCCGGATCAGGCAGCAGGCTGCGGCTGTGCATGGCGACGCGGATTGACGCGAAGCGAGTTAATTTAAGCGCAGAAATAGTCGCcgtttttgtttgtgtaatAAGTGTGACCAGGGCGCGACCGTTAAAATAAACCATCATGTCAGAATAGTCACTTCACGTTTGATCACGTTATTTTTAAGGCACcaaaaaatgccaaaataGTCCcagtataaaaatatctagaatttgtaaaaaattctaaatataaacaataatttgaggaatagttataaataaatcagaaATCGCAAAGAAGAGTTATGAGTAAAATAAAGTTACTACCAAAAAATTTAGCTGGAAAGATGAACAATTTAATGCGAAtacataaatgcattttttttttagttacatttaatttaattaattttcattaattattttcattatttattatttttatttattataattttgtattcactatttattatttactatttatttattatttatataaaaattaaacagactataattatttttcgatttttatataaaagttaaaaacaagaattaaataataaattaaataagaaaataactctttttttattattataattttatattataaaataaataatggacAAGTTGCAGTCTCTTTCTagcatatgtattttttgcagAAGAAAAAAATCGTTGGTGACTTGAAGATGATATGaaatactataaaaataatatcttaaacaattaaacaattagGCTACaagtacatttttaatattattaaatataataattttaatgaaatacaattttaaaaggaaacaaactaaaaatttgaataatatttttagtatATTCCCATTGGTATTCTTTTTGGGGCGGTTTGGTCACACGGTAAACGCGGCTCTTTCCGGTTGAGATTTTTGACAAATCAACAACACAACAGAAAAATGGTAAAATAAATTCCTGAATTTTGGTGGAATCCGCTGTCAATATGCTCAAAAATCGGCGCAAAATCCTTTTTTGGATTATTAATCAGAAGTGGACGTGTGAATTTCTCGGTTACAAGGACACCTAGAAGCCTAAAAATGATGATAAAGTACAACTTGTAATGCAATTTTTACCCTCTTTGTTGACAGGCCAAGCGCACCAAGAAGGTTGGAATCGTCGGCAAGTATGGTACCCGTTATGGTGCCTCGCTCCGTAAGATGGTCAAGAAGATGGAAATCACGCAGCACAGCAAGTACACTTGCTCCTTCTGCGGCAAGGTGAGTGCAGTGAATTTGCCCCATAAAGAGTCTCTTACTAATTATGTATTTCCCCTCCCCCGGTTCCTAGGACTCCATGAAGCGCGCCGTGGTGGGCATCTGGTCCTGCAAGCGTTGCAAGCGCACCGTCGCCGGTGGCGCCTGGGTGTACTctaccaccgccgccgcctctgTGCGTTCGGCCGTCCGTCGTCTGCGCGAAACCAAGGAGCAGTAAACAATGCAATGgaccaatccaatccaatgcTCCGTTATGCTAGTTCCCGTAGTTTTTAATTGACAACGCGATTTTCCTGTGGTTTGCGCCGTGCCGGTcatgtgaaaataaaaaaatgttttttacttATATCGGTAACCCAAAGTGATGtttatttgtgtgtttgtcaTCGGTTTAGAGTTATAGACCTTGGCTTAACGGCGTTGATAAGTGTTCAAATTAGTCGACGACGTGGAATTATTTGAATTGTCCATTGTCAACgttaaaaatgccaaatggaAATGTGTTTCCTTATCCAAAAGTATAAGATCGTGCTTGCATCTTTGTAATTAGTGAAGTTTTGATTATTTCATCTGCTCCGAATTTTTAACAGCCAAATTAAGGCTAAAACGGTTAAGACCCAGATGTAGTAACATATATACGTAGTCATTACCAAAAAGGTCTTTTTTATGTTAAAAGCATAATGCCTCTGGTTTAGAAGTTATTAACAAAATCGGCTTCTTGTTTATCAGTACAATAAAAAAGAGTAACGGATATtcacaaatttataaattgtaaaccAAAACAATGTTATATAGCTAAACTCTTACCCTTTTAAAGCACCACCAAGAATAGTAGACCACTTTCATTTTAGATTTTGTCTTAAATTTGTCatctcattttttatttataaaat
It contains:
- the LOC108077458 gene encoding 4'-phosphopantetheine phosphatase: MVYFNGRALVTLITQTKTATISALKLTRFASIRVAMHSRSLLPDPAVYQPDTLDLNTDTQAADYWFNCFRDMVEKFAKVAAKSQPEDHTALQRAEQFQAAYLQQVEEHRRNVPVNCGKTVLGTSELLQLNETMLRRFGFPDPWLSQKKLENASAVARLKQRLQELDALEDEDAMWTELVRGVLAGNMFDWGAQAISNILEQDSNFGLHSALDRIEKRPWLLDNLDNWLKRLKGQPHKCAVVFVDNSGVDVVLGILPFVRGLLKRGTKVLLCANSEPALNDVTSRELRSLLDECSRECEILAEAWSKGQLLVYANGQTGPCLDMRTLPQELCEAIAANETDLLVIEGMGRAVHTNLNARFGCETLKLAVIKNRWLAKYLGGEAMFAVICKFEPAAPS
- the RpL37A gene encoding large ribosomal subunit protein eL43, which encodes MAKRTKKVGIVGKYGTRYGASLRKMVKKMEITQHSKYTCSFCGKDSMKRAVVGIWSCKRCKRTVAGGAWVYSTTAAASVRSAVRRLRETKEQ